One segment of Candidatus Methanomethylicota archaeon DNA contains the following:
- a CDS encoding amino acid ABC transporter substrate-binding protein: VAPVPEKYKVVMISQMAAADTIPAQGYKYVFTLLPVASQFGLSRLGFLDSLSPKPKTFAIVTSNELYPLTVANSTRMLLQKAGYTMVYFDTYPRGTTDFSGILLKIKPLNPDFLYFVCYPPDAFVIMEQMKGLGITPKILMFDDGPNDPKFVEVFKEEAEGVLTQMSWHWALPFPGVANFTKRFLERYGEYPRHWSAYPYAAIQVIKYAIEKAGSLNTEKIRSALLELKGEMTLVGPVKFEDWTNPMGVKLTQINTGARNLVLQIQKGEMKIVYPKDVANAEPIYPWPGWRK; this comes from the coding sequence GTGGCCCCCGTTCCAGAAAAGTATAAAGTGGTAATGATTTCACAAATGGCTGCTGCGGATACTATTCCTGCGCAAGGATACAAGTATGTTTTCACATTATTGCCAGTGGCCTCACAATTTGGGCTATCCAGATTAGGATTTCTTGATAGCTTGAGCCCTAAACCAAAAACTTTCGCTATAGTTACCTCAAACGAATTATATCCGCTTACTGTAGCGAACTCGACGAGAATGTTATTGCAAAAAGCTGGATACACTATGGTATACTTCGACACTTATCCAAGGGGGACAACGGACTTTTCTGGCATACTTTTAAAAATTAAGCCACTTAACCCGGACTTCCTCTATTTCGTCTGTTATCCACCAGATGCATTCGTTATAATGGAGCAGATGAAAGGTTTAGGAATTACTCCTAAGATTCTCATGTTCGATGATGGACCTAATGATCCCAAGTTTGTAGAAGTGTTTAAAGAAGAGGCTGAGGGAGTTTTGACGCAAATGAGTTGGCATTGGGCTTTACCATTCCCAGGAGTGGCAAACTTTACTAAAAGGTTCCTTGAAAGGTATGGTGAATACCCACGTCACTGGTCAGCTTACCCATATGCTGCAATACAAGTTATAAAGTATGCCATTGAAAAGGCAGGATCGCTCAATACTGAGAAGATCAGAAGTGCGTTGCTAGAACTTAAGGGAGAAATGACATTAGTTGGTCCTGTAAAGTTTGAAGATTGGACAAATCCTATGGGTGTTAAGCTAACACAAATAAATACTGGTGCACGAAACCTCGTTTTGCAGATACAAAAGGGTGAAATGAAGATAGTGTACCCAAAGGATGTTGCCAATGCAGAGCCTATATATCCGTGGCCTGGATGGCGTAAATAA
- a CDS encoding branched-chain amino acid ABC transporter permease: MLWVQLIVQGFLLGSLYMLLSLGLNAVYGILKAVNYAHGTFVMLGAYTAYWLFVLFGINPYISVVLAALLSALIGALGYELFVKPFIGRPNFGSIALITTYGLALVLINTARYLWTDVLRGIRLVEAPISIGDISISRPYLYGGCIAIGIAIIFYFFIEHTRLGKAIRATSQDRIAAMLMSINTDRLSRLVYTIGVGLGGAAGALISPIFAISPEGGAVLGLKAIMVVIIGGLGSYIGCVIGGLLLGFSEVFGAFLLGASNQPLIYLLTFAIVLALRPSGIMGEK, from the coding sequence ATGCTGTGGGTGCAGTTAATAGTGCAAGGATTCCTTTTGGGAAGTCTATATATGCTTTTGAGTTTAGGGCTTAATGCTGTTTATGGCATTTTGAAGGCTGTTAATTATGCGCATGGGACCTTTGTTATGCTAGGCGCTTATACTGCTTATTGGCTGTTTGTTTTGTTTGGTATAAACCCCTACATTTCTGTTGTTCTTGCTGCTTTATTATCAGCATTAATAGGGGCTTTAGGTTATGAATTATTTGTAAAGCCCTTCATTGGACGACCAAACTTCGGCTCGATAGCGTTAATTACGACTTATGGTTTAGCTCTTGTTTTGATAAACACGGCACGGTATCTCTGGACAGATGTTTTGCGAGGCATTCGTTTAGTCGAGGCTCCAATTTCCATTGGAGACATTTCTATTTCTCGTCCTTACTTATATGGAGGTTGCATCGCAATTGGGATAGCGATAATATTTTACTTCTTCATTGAGCATACCCGTCTCGGGAAAGCGATACGTGCCACTAGTCAAGATAGAATAGCGGCAATGCTCATGAGCATTAACACTGACAGATTATCAAGGTTGGTCTATACTATTGGCGTCGGCCTCGGCGGCGCAGCTGGCGCTCTTATATCCCCCATATTTGCTATAAGTCCAGAGGGAGGCGCAGTTTTAGGACTGAAGGCAATAATGGTTGTAATCATTGGAGGTTTGGGATCATATATTGGCTGTGTAATTGGAGGTTTATTGCTTGGATTCTCTGAGGTTTTTGGAGCCTTCCTTCTAGGAGCTTCAAATCAACCCCTCATATATCTATTAACGTTTGCAATAGTTTTAGCACTTAGACCATCAGGAATAATGGGTGAGAAATGA